From Pseudomonas poae, the proteins below share one genomic window:
- the tcyL gene encoding cystine ABC transporter permease: MEAGFQLALDSAPFLLKGAYYTVILSLGGMFFGLLLGFGLALMRLSRFKLVSWIARVYVSFFRGTPLLVQLFLIYYGLPQVGIELDPIPAAMIGFSLNMAAYACEILRAAISSIERGQWEAAASIGMTRAQTLRRAILPQAMRTALPPLGNSFISLVKDTALAATIQVPELFRQAQLVSARTFEIFTMYLSAALIYWILASILAHFQNRLEDRVNRHDLES, from the coding sequence ATGGAAGCAGGTTTCCAACTCGCGCTGGACTCCGCGCCCTTTCTGCTCAAGGGCGCGTACTACACGGTGATCCTTAGCCTCGGCGGGATGTTTTTCGGTTTGCTGCTGGGCTTCGGCCTGGCCTTGATGCGCCTGTCGCGCTTCAAGCTGGTGAGCTGGATAGCCCGGGTCTACGTGTCGTTCTTTCGCGGCACGCCCTTGCTGGTACAGCTGTTTTTGATCTACTACGGCTTGCCGCAAGTGGGCATCGAGCTGGATCCGATCCCGGCCGCCATGATCGGCTTTTCGCTGAACATGGCCGCCTATGCCTGTGAAATCCTGCGCGCTGCAATCAGCTCCATCGAGCGCGGCCAGTGGGAAGCTGCCGCCAGTATCGGCATGACCCGTGCGCAAACCCTGCGCCGGGCCATCCTGCCGCAGGCGATGCGCACGGCCTTGCCGCCGCTGGGCAACAGCTTTATTTCACTGGTCAAGGACACGGCGCTGGCGGCCACCATCCAGGTGCCCGAGCTGTTCCGCCAGGCGCAACTGGTGTCGGCCCGTACCTTTGAAATCTTCACCATGTACCTGTCCGCTGCCCTGATCTACTGGATACTGGCAAGCATCCTGGCGCATTTCCAAAATCGCCTGGAAGACCGGGTCAACCGGCATGACCTGGAGTCCTGA
- a CDS encoding LLM class flavin-dependent oxidoreductase: MAKKKILLNAFNMNCIGHINHGLWTHPRDTSTQYKTIEYWTELARTLERGLFDGLFIADIVGVYDVYQHSIDVPLKESIQLPVNDPLLLVSAMAAVTKNLGFGLTANLTYEPPYLFARRMSTLDHLSRGRVGWNIVTGYLDSAAKAMGLTEQVEHDRRYDQADEYLQVLYKLWEGSWEDDAVLNDPQARVYAQPGKVHKVEHQGEFYQVEGYHLCEPSPQRTPVLFQAGSSERGLLFAGRHAECVFISGQNKAATKVQVDKVRASAVEAGRNPDDIKVFMGLNVIVGATEELAWAKHAEYLSYASPEAGVAHFSASTAIDFAQYELDEPIQYVKSNAIQSATNNLQNNDWTRRKLLEQHALGGRYITLVGSPEQVADELESWVSETGLDGFNLTRIVTPESYVDFIDLVVPELQRRGSYKTAYETGTLREKVFQRSARLPEQHTGSTYRH; this comes from the coding sequence ATGGCTAAGAAAAAGATCCTGCTCAATGCCTTCAACATGAACTGCATCGGGCACATAAACCACGGCTTGTGGACGCATCCACGGGACACGTCCACCCAGTACAAAACCATCGAATACTGGACCGAACTGGCGCGAACCCTGGAGCGCGGGCTGTTCGACGGTTTGTTTATCGCCGATATCGTCGGCGTGTATGACGTGTACCAGCACTCGATTGACGTGCCGCTCAAAGAGTCGATCCAGCTGCCGGTGAATGACCCGTTGCTGCTGGTCTCGGCGATGGCAGCCGTGACCAAGAACCTCGGCTTCGGCCTCACCGCCAACCTCACTTATGAGCCGCCGTACCTGTTCGCCCGGCGCATGTCCACGCTCGATCACCTGAGCCGTGGCCGCGTGGGTTGGAACATTGTCACCGGCTACCTCGACAGTGCCGCCAAGGCCATGGGCCTCACCGAGCAGGTCGAACATGACCGCCGTTACGACCAGGCTGATGAGTACCTGCAAGTGCTCTACAAACTCTGGGAAGGCAGCTGGGAAGACGACGCGGTGCTCAACGACCCACAAGCGCGGGTCTACGCGCAGCCGGGCAAGGTGCACAAGGTCGAGCACCAGGGCGAGTTTTACCAGGTGGAGGGTTATCACCTGTGCGAGCCGTCGCCGCAGCGCACGCCGGTGCTGTTTCAGGCCGGCAGTTCAGAGCGGGGTTTGCTGTTCGCCGGGCGGCATGCCGAGTGCGTGTTTATCAGCGGGCAGAACAAGGCTGCGACCAAAGTGCAGGTGGACAAGGTGCGCGCCAGCGCGGTCGAGGCCGGGCGCAACCCGGATGACATCAAGGTATTCATGGGCCTCAACGTGATCGTTGGCGCCACCGAGGAACTGGCCTGGGCCAAGCACGCCGAGTACTTGAGCTATGCCAGCCCGGAAGCCGGCGTGGCGCACTTCTCGGCGTCCACGGCGATCGATTTCGCCCAATACGAACTGGACGAACCGATCCAGTACGTGAAGAGCAACGCGATCCAGTCGGCCACCAATAACCTGCAGAACAACGATTGGACCCGGCGCAAATTGCTGGAGCAACACGCCCTGGGCGGGCGCTATATCACCCTGGTCGGTTCGCCCGAGCAGGTGGCGGACGAGCTGGAATCCTGGGTCAGCGAAACCGGCCTGGATGGCTTCAACCTGACGCGCATCGTCACCCCGGAAAGCTACGTGGACTTTATCGACCTGGTGGTGCCGGAGCTGCAGCGGCGCGGGTCGTACAAGACCGCCTATGAGACCGGCACCTTGCGCGAAAAAGTCTTCCAGCGCAGCGCCCGTCTACCCGAACAACACACCGGATCTACCTACCGACACTGA
- the yecC gene encoding L-cystine ABC transporter ATP-binding protein YecC, translating into MIVVEKLTKQFKGQVVLNGIDLEVKEGEVVAIIGPSGSGKTTFLRCLNFLEEPTSGRIKVGDIEIDSSKPLNQQQGLVRRLRQHVGFVFQNFNLFPHRTALENVIEGPIVVKKMPREAAIELGRKLLARVGLAGKEDAYPRRLSGGQQQRVAIARALAMEPEVILFDEPTSALDPELVGEVLATIRSLAEENRTMVIVTHEMSFARDVANRVIFFDKGVIVEQGEAKALFANPREERTKQFLSKFLAH; encoded by the coding sequence ATGATCGTGGTTGAAAAACTGACCAAACAATTCAAGGGTCAGGTGGTGCTTAACGGGATCGACCTTGAGGTCAAGGAAGGCGAAGTGGTCGCCATCATCGGCCCAAGCGGTTCCGGCAAGACCACCTTCCTGCGCTGCCTGAACTTCCTCGAAGAACCTACCAGCGGCCGTATCAAGGTCGGTGACATCGAGATCGACAGCAGCAAACCGCTCAACCAGCAACAGGGCCTGGTGCGGCGCTTGCGCCAGCACGTGGGTTTTGTGTTCCAGAACTTCAACCTGTTCCCGCACCGCACCGCACTGGAAAACGTCATCGAAGGCCCGATCGTGGTCAAGAAGATGCCACGCGAGGCGGCCATCGAACTGGGTCGCAAGCTGCTGGCCAGGGTCGGCCTGGCGGGCAAGGAAGACGCCTACCCACGTCGTTTGTCCGGCGGCCAGCAACAGCGCGTGGCGATAGCCCGTGCGCTGGCGATGGAGCCCGAGGTGATTCTGTTCGACGAACCCACCTCCGCGCTGGACCCGGAGTTGGTGGGCGAAGTACTGGCGACCATTCGCAGCCTCGCCGAAGAAAACCGCACCATGGTCATCGTCACGCACGAAATGAGCTTTGCGCGGGATGTGGCCAACCGGGTGATCTTCTTCGACAAGGGCGTGATCGTGGAGCAAGGCGAAGCCAAGGCATTGTTTGCCAACCCCAGGGAAGAACGTACCAAGCAGTTCCTGAGCAAATTCCTCGCTCACTGA
- a CDS encoding ABC transporter permease, which translates to MWFDRLLQGAIDTLLMVGVSSLIALLVGIPLAVFLVTSDKGGIYQAPALNRVLGAFVNLFRSIPFLILMVALIPFTRLIVGTTYGVWAAVVPLTIAATPFFARIAEVSLREVDHGLIEAAQAMGCRRWHIVWHVLLPEALPGIVGGFTITLVTMINSSAMAGAIGAGGLGDIAYRYGYQRFDTQIMLTVIVLLVILVAVIQLGGDRLARVLNKR; encoded by the coding sequence ATGTGGTTTGATCGTTTATTACAGGGCGCCATCGACACCTTGTTGATGGTTGGCGTGTCGTCGCTGATCGCGTTGCTGGTCGGGATTCCGCTGGCAGTGTTCCTGGTGACCAGCGACAAGGGCGGCATCTACCAGGCGCCCGCGCTGAACCGGGTGCTGGGAGCGTTCGTCAATCTGTTCCGCTCCATACCGTTTCTGATTCTGATGGTGGCGCTGATCCCGTTCACCCGGTTGATCGTCGGCACCACCTATGGCGTGTGGGCGGCCGTGGTGCCGCTGACCATCGCCGCCACGCCGTTCTTTGCGCGGATCGCTGAAGTCAGCCTGCGTGAGGTCGACCACGGTTTGATCGAGGCCGCGCAGGCCATGGGCTGCCGGCGTTGGCATATCGTCTGGCATGTGCTGTTGCCGGAAGCGCTGCCGGGAATTGTCGGCGGGTTCACGATTACCCTGGTGACGATGATCAACTCATCGGCAATGGCCGGGGCCATTGGTGCCGGCGGGTTGGGGGACATTGCCTACCGGTATGGCTACCAACGGTTCGATACGCAGATCATGCTGACGGTCATCGTGCTGCTGGTGATTCTGGTAGCGGTGATCCAGTTGGGCGGTGATCGCCTGGCACGGGTGCTTAACAAACGCTGA
- a CDS encoding SfnB family sulfur acquisition oxidoreductase has protein sequence MSNLALTPPQSDLDVAPLLLPAAVLRNDTDALGAARELAQAARLQAAKRDQQRKLPWALIEQFTRSGLGSISIPREYGGPQVSFVTLADVFAIISAADPALGQIPQNHFGILHLLQGAATERQKKQLFQSVLDGWRIGNGGPERGTKNTLELKARITAEGDGYVISGQKFYSTGALFAHWVAVKALNDEGKQVMAFVRRGTEGLRIVDDWSGFGQRTTASGTVLLDRVPVDTELVIENWRIGETPTIQGAVSQLIQAAIDAGIARGALDDTIAFVRERSRPWIDAKVERASDDLYVIADIGKLKIELHAAEALLRKAGQVLDQVSAAPITAQSAARASIAVAEAKVLTTEVSLLVSEKLFELAGSRATLAEFNLDRHWRNARVHTLHDPVRWKYHAIGAYRLNGTLPARHSWI, from the coding sequence ATGTCTAACTTGGCTCTAACACCCCCCCAGAGTGATCTGGACGTAGCCCCCCTGCTGTTGCCGGCCGCCGTGCTGCGCAACGACACAGACGCGCTGGGCGCCGCCCGCGAGCTGGCCCAGGCCGCACGCCTGCAAGCCGCCAAGCGCGACCAGCAACGCAAGCTGCCGTGGGCGCTGATCGAACAGTTCACCCGCAGCGGGCTGGGCAGTATTTCCATTCCCCGCGAGTACGGCGGCCCACAGGTTTCGTTTGTGACCCTGGCCGACGTGTTCGCGATCATCAGCGCGGCCGACCCGGCCCTCGGCCAGATCCCACAGAACCATTTCGGCATCCTGCACCTGTTGCAGGGCGCCGCCACCGAACGCCAGAAAAAGCAGTTGTTCCAGAGCGTCCTCGACGGCTGGCGCATCGGCAATGGCGGCCCGGAACGCGGCACCAAAAACACCCTGGAGCTCAAGGCGCGGATTACCGCCGAAGGCGACGGTTATGTCATCAGCGGCCAGAAGTTCTACTCCACCGGCGCGCTGTTTGCCCACTGGGTCGCGGTTAAAGCACTTAACGATGAAGGCAAGCAGGTCATGGCGTTTGTGCGTCGTGGCACCGAAGGGCTACGCATCGTCGATGACTGGTCCGGCTTCGGCCAACGCACCACCGCCAGCGGCACCGTGCTGCTGGACCGTGTGCCGGTAGACACCGAGCTGGTCATCGAAAACTGGCGCATCGGCGAAACCCCGACTATCCAGGGCGCCGTCTCGCAGCTGATTCAAGCGGCTATCGACGCCGGCATCGCCCGTGGCGCGCTGGATGACACTATCGCCTTCGTGCGTGAGCGCTCGCGCCCGTGGATCGACGCCAAGGTCGAGCGCGCCAGCGATGACCTGTATGTGATTGCCGATATCGGCAAGCTGAAAATCGAACTGCACGCCGCCGAGGCGCTGTTGCGCAAGGCCGGCCAGGTGCTGGACCAGGTGAGTGCCGCGCCGATCACCGCGCAGTCCGCCGCCCGTGCCTCAATTGCCGTGGCCGAGGCAAAAGTGCTGACCACCGAAGTGTCGTTGCTGGTCAGCGAGAAGCTCTTCGAACTGGCCGGCAGCCGCGCCACCCTCGCCGAATTCAACCTCGACCGCCACTGGCGCAACGCGCGGGTGCACACCTTGCACGACCCGGTGCGCTGGAAGTATCACGCTATCGGCGCCTATCGCTTGAACGGCACATTGCCAGCTCGGCATTCCTGGATCTGA
- a CDS encoding SfnB family sulfur acquisition oxidoreductase — protein sequence MTFSANVAVITSDEQALIVASDLAEDLRRDSAQRDRERRLPLPELDVFSRSGLWGISVPKEYGGAGVSNVTLAKVIALIAQADASLGQIPQNHFYALEVLRVNGSPAQQQRLYAEVLAGQRFGNALAELGTKTAHDRVTSITRDGDGFRISGRKFYATGAIYAQRIPTSVVDEHGVQQLAFVPRDSEGLSVIDDWSGFGQRTTGSGSVVFDNVWVAAHDVIAFQSAFERPTTVGPLAQILHAAIDTGIARAAFEDALHFVRTKTRPWIDSGNDKATEDPLTLKSFGHLSIRLHAAEALLERSGECLDRAQADSTADTVAAASIAVAEVRALSTEISLAAGSTLFELAGSQATLAEHGLDRHWRNARVHTLHDPVRWKYHAVGNYYLNDENPPLRGTL from the coding sequence ATGACTTTCTCTGCAAACGTCGCGGTCATCACCAGCGACGAACAAGCCCTTATTGTCGCCAGCGACCTGGCTGAAGACTTGCGCCGCGACAGCGCCCAGCGCGACCGCGAGCGCCGCCTGCCGCTGCCCGAACTGGACGTGTTCTCGCGCTCCGGCCTGTGGGGCATCAGCGTGCCCAAGGAGTACGGCGGCGCCGGGGTGTCCAACGTCACCCTGGCCAAGGTCATCGCACTTATCGCCCAGGCCGATGCCTCGTTGGGCCAGATCCCGCAAAATCATTTTTACGCCCTGGAAGTGCTGCGCGTAAACGGCAGCCCCGCCCAGCAACAACGTCTGTACGCCGAGGTGCTGGCCGGCCAGCGTTTCGGCAACGCCTTGGCGGAACTGGGCACCAAAACCGCGCATGACCGCGTGACGTCCATCACTCGCGACGGCGACGGCTTTCGCATTAGCGGCCGTAAGTTTTACGCCACCGGCGCGATCTACGCCCAGCGCATCCCCACCTCGGTGGTGGATGAACACGGCGTGCAGCAATTGGCGTTTGTGCCCCGCGACAGCGAAGGTCTGAGCGTGATCGACGACTGGAGCGGTTTCGGCCAGCGCACCACCGGCAGCGGCTCAGTAGTGTTCGATAACGTGTGGGTCGCCGCACACGACGTGATCGCGTTCCAGAGCGCCTTCGAACGCCCGACCACGGTCGGCCCGCTGGCGCAGATCCTTCACGCTGCCATCGACACCGGCATCGCCCGCGCCGCCTTCGAAGACGCGTTGCACTTTGTGCGCACCAAGACCCGCCCGTGGATCGATTCCGGCAACGACAAAGCCACCGAAGACCCGCTGACCCTCAAGAGCTTTGGCCACCTGAGCATTCGCCTGCACGCCGCCGAAGCATTGCTGGAACGCTCCGGCGAATGCCTTGACCGCGCCCAGGCCGACAGCACGGCCGACACCGTCGCGGCAGCCTCCATCGCCGTCGCCGAAGTGCGCGCCTTGAGCACCGAGATTTCCCTGGCCGCCGGCAGCACCCTGTTCGAACTGGCCGGCAGCCAGGCGACCCTGGCCGAGCACGGCCTGGACCGCCACTGGCGCAACGCCCGCGTGCACACCCTGCACGACCCGGTGCGCTGGAAGTATCACGCAGTGGGCAATTACTACCTCAATGATGAAAACCCGCCACTGCGGGGCACTCTCTGA
- the tcyJ gene encoding cystine ABC transporter substrate-binding protein translates to MTISVLRRTLLVGTLGLALGAGLMGQAVAGEQLGNIKKAGEIKIGLEGTYPPFSFVDESGKLSGFEVELSEALAKELGVKVKLQATPWDGILAALESKRLDAVVNQVTISEERKKKYDFSKPYTVSGIQALVLKKNLDTIKTANDLAGKKVGVGLGTNYEQWLKDNQPKAIIKTYNDDPTKFQDLRIGRIDAILIDRLAALEYAKKAPDTAAAGDAFSRQEAGIALRKGEPELLDAVNKALDKLRADGTLKKLSEKYFNADVTE, encoded by the coding sequence ATGACTATTTCTGTATTGCGTCGCACGTTGTTGGTTGGCACTTTGGGCCTGGCACTTGGGGCTGGCCTGATGGGCCAGGCAGTGGCCGGCGAACAATTGGGCAACATCAAGAAAGCGGGCGAGATCAAGATCGGCCTGGAAGGCACCTACCCGCCGTTCAGTTTTGTCGATGAAAGCGGCAAGCTCAGCGGCTTCGAAGTCGAGCTGTCCGAAGCGCTGGCCAAGGAGCTGGGCGTCAAGGTCAAGCTGCAAGCCACCCCGTGGGACGGCATCCTCGCCGCCCTGGAATCCAAGCGCCTGGACGCCGTGGTCAACCAAGTGACCATCTCCGAAGAGCGCAAGAAGAAGTATGACTTCTCCAAGCCCTACACCGTGTCCGGGATCCAGGCGCTGGTCCTGAAGAAAAACCTCGACACCATCAAGACCGCCAACGATCTGGCCGGCAAGAAAGTCGGTGTGGGCCTGGGCACCAACTACGAACAATGGCTCAAGGACAACCAACCCAAAGCCATCATCAAGACTTACAACGATGACCCAACCAAGTTCCAGGACCTGCGCATCGGCCGCATCGACGCCATCCTGATCGACCGCCTGGCGGCCCTGGAATACGCCAAAAAAGCCCCTGACACCGCCGCTGCCGGTGATGCCTTCTCCCGCCAGGAAGCCGGTATTGCCCTGCGCAAAGGCGAGCCTGAACTGCTCGACGCGGTGAACAAGGCCCTCGACAAGCTGCGCGCCGACGGCACCTTGAAGAAGCTGTCCGAGAAGTATTTCAACGCTGACGTCACTGAATAA
- a CDS encoding ATP-binding cassette domain-containing protein, protein MTAAHSQLRDLGLPPRDAEQAELHPDLNRAHVRFINLGKTYDGNVHALQGIDLAIQHGEVFGIIGRSGAGKSSLIRTINRLEQPSSGRVLIDQVDIGDFDEDHLVALRRRIGMIFQHFNLMSAKTVWQNVELPLKVAGVPKLQREQKVRELLELVGLQDKHKAYPAQLSGGQKQRVGIARSLVHDPQILLCDEATSALDPQTSQSILGLLREINQRLGLTIVLITHEMAVIREICDRVVVLEHGRVVEQGPVWQVFGNPQHAVSKTLLAPLQHGLPDELQSRLQPTPESADAALVLRLQFTGSDTDEPDLAALFAALGGRVRLLQGGVERIQGHALGQLLLAVSGSPHSAEELRNRAGNWAQQVEVLGYVV, encoded by the coding sequence ATGACCGCCGCCCACTCTCAACTGCGCGACCTGGGCTTGCCGCCCAGGGACGCCGAGCAGGCAGAACTGCATCCGGACTTGAACCGCGCCCATGTGCGTTTTATCAACCTGGGCAAAACCTACGACGGCAACGTGCATGCCTTGCAAGGCATCGACCTGGCGATTCAGCACGGTGAAGTATTCGGCATTATCGGCCGCAGCGGCGCCGGTAAATCTTCGCTGATCCGCACCATCAACCGCCTGGAGCAACCCAGCAGCGGGCGGGTGCTGATCGATCAGGTCGACATCGGCGACTTCGACGAAGACCACCTGGTGGCGTTGCGGCGGCGCATCGGCATGATCTTCCAGCACTTCAACCTGATGTCGGCCAAGACCGTGTGGCAGAACGTCGAGTTGCCGCTGAAAGTCGCCGGCGTGCCCAAGCTGCAGCGTGAACAAAAAGTGCGCGAACTGCTGGAACTGGTGGGCTTGCAGGACAAGCACAAGGCCTATCCGGCGCAGCTCTCCGGCGGGCAGAAACAGCGCGTGGGCATCGCCCGTTCGCTGGTGCATGACCCACAGATTCTGCTGTGCGACGAGGCCACCTCGGCCCTCGACCCGCAGACTTCACAGTCGATCCTTGGCCTGTTGCGCGAGATCAACCAGCGCCTGGGCCTGACCATTGTGCTGATCACTCATGAAATGGCGGTGATCCGCGAAATCTGCGACCGCGTGGTGGTGCTGGAACACGGGCGTGTCGTCGAACAAGGCCCGGTGTGGCAGGTGTTCGGCAACCCGCAGCACGCCGTCAGCAAAACCCTGCTGGCGCCGCTGCAACATGGGCTGCCGGACGAACTGCAAAGCCGTTTGCAACCCACGCCTGAATCGGCGGACGCGGCGCTAGTGCTGCGTTTGCAGTTCACCGGCAGCGACACCGACGAACCCGACCTGGCCGCGCTGTTCGCTGCCCTCGGCGGGCGCGTGCGCTTGCTGCAAGGCGGTGTGGAGCGGATTCAGGGCCACGCCCTGGGGCAACTGCTGTTGGCGGTCAGCGGCTCACCCCACAGCGCCGAGGAGCTGCGCAACCGCGCCGGGAATTGGGCACAACAGGTAGAGGTGCTGGGCTATGTGGTTTGA